The Vigna angularis cultivar LongXiaoDou No.4 chromosome 6, ASM1680809v1, whole genome shotgun sequence genome contains the following window.
TATAACTGTTGGCTTGCTGTAGAAAATGAATATTGTGTGCATCATGTCCAGATTTTCTTTGTGCAGACAACAGTAATGCACTTCCTTGGGGTCACTGAAAATTTTATGCAGCTGATTTAGATTATAGAGGTTTGAGTTGCGCTGAACCATACAAGTCACAAATTCTAGTCTTCTGGGGAACTTATTATTTACTGTTACATGTAGCATGGAACTAAAGTTTCAAAGAATGGTGACAATTTGGTTCTTATTCAAATAATAGCATTTGGTCCCTCTTTTTATTTTAGCCTTAACTTTGCTTGGCAGTGTTGAAACTAAAGTTTCAAACAAGTTATTCTTGTTTCCATTCAGAAAGCAGGTAAAAATCTTTAGTTGAGAGAGACGCACAAATCTtttcataatcaattttttcCTTTCTGCTTTCTCTTGAAGATCCACAACGGCCACCAATCacatgaataaattaaaatacaaaaacgGGGGAAGAGGGACAACTTTAATGGTAGAAGTTGGCTGTAAGATTGAGTTAAATCTAACTTAACAGAATTCTAGTTTCTTTTCAGACCATTTTATAAGTTATGGTCAATGGTGAACTTCTTAGGATTGAAACTAAAAGCAGTTGCTTAGAACCAGTCATCTATACTCTGATTTAAATACAATGCATACTCTGATTTAAAtacatttcaattatttttagttgcaaAACCAATTTCAACCCTTTGCTTTTATCCATCAAAATGcaacacaattattttttagttgcaACTGAGTTAACCAATTATTTTTAGGCATACCCTTCTGAAATTAAATTGcttatttgaatgaaaatttttataatctcttaaaagagaaaaaaagagtaaattattaaaattgtaagTTAAGAGGTTTATTTGTTTAACTttctaaaatgtttatttttagtttgtgaaaaaaataatttttttatggaaaaaaaatacttagttctttttactttgtttttttctcttaaaaatagatataaagAAACCTTTCGAACATATTCTAAAAAAGTATCTAAGTCATGTTGTGAAAGAGGAAAATCTCAATTTAAATGTTATTCATAAAGGATTAGGTGCCACACAATTAACAACCATTGATTGACTTAACCATTcccatatttaaaaatatttttgggaaGACTAAAGGAGGAGTAGGTAAGAATAAATTACAAGAAATTGATGGATAAAACTAGTCCACAGATTTTGTACATCTATAAATTCAAAGCAGATTGCATTTTTATTGCATTCTGTGCATATTTCTGATACATTAACCGGGTGCATTATTCTCTCCCTTGCCCCTTCCATTAAGGTAAGATAGCATCCGAAAGTCATAAAAAGTATAGCccttgttattttatttttatctttatgcATTATTGAGAACAACAATGTTGTTAGATGGCTGTTGAATACTATGATTTTGGGCCTCACAAGATCCACCACAGTTCAGTGTTCCATACAACTgatctttcttttgcctttgtCAACCTGCGTCCTTCTGTGCCAGGTATGCTGTTcctttatattttcaattctCTTACAATCATGCTTTATTATCTATCACCAATGTTCAAAGTGACATAATCATTTTCTTTCAACCATTGTTTGGTAGTGTTATGAAATTCGTATGCATGCATAGAAAATAAGAGATTAGGCGAATTTAGTTTGAGACAATGCTTTCGTAAGCTTTTCATGTCCTCCTTTTCTGAAATAGTTATAAAActgcaattttattttcattctattCTTGTTTCGACGACCAATATATGAAATAATGAAAACCAACAAAATCTTATGATTCAGAAATCTTCTGCATAAATTCTTGTTTTCGATCATAGAACTGCATAAATTTGAGattaatcaaattattcaaaaatcttctcttttttctctgtGTGAAGTCTTACTGGTGTTAATaatagattttaatttaaattttataaatgactTCCACTTTTGAATCATTTAACTCGCTATAATAGATTTTTGTTATCCATTTGCAGGTCATATCCTTTTTAATAGGATGTTAGCAACACATTCTGTGTTTTATATGATTAGTTGAGACACTGCAAAAAGCAGCTAAAGGAAGGCACTCCATAAATGATCAGTCACCATATTAGCAAATTTAGCTTCGTTATACAATTACAAATTTACAATGGTTACTATTGACTTTGAAGATCCATGCGATTAGATAATTACTAGCTTTCAATACAAGAGCGAACATGAGTTATAAAACTAGTTTGTCTCATTAGGGAATCAGCATGACATAGTTTGCATATACCTTCAGATTACAGTATCcatatgaagagaacaaaaGAAGAACCACACTTGATTTAATAATGGTTTCTTATAGTTGTTTGCTTGAGAGCTCTAAGAATTAGGCTCAAAACTAATTTTGTACAGTAAAATCTCAATTCAATTAGCCATTTGAAGCTGAACCTGTTTAACTTAacagtatatatatacatgttctTGTCTGTCCTAAGCGCGAAGTGAAGCGTGTTGCCGATATCACTGATGAAGAGAATATAGATTTATGGTACATAGCTAAGAAACTTGGTAGGCAGCTAGAGAGTTACCATAAGGCCTCATCACTTACATTTTGTATCCAAGTAAGACAACTGAAGAAGACTTTAACTATGTGTTTTTTAGTTTCTACCAAGTCTCATAGTCATTCTCTTGTAATTGTCTAAGACTTGCATGTTATGCTT
Protein-coding sequences here:
- the LOC108342601 gene encoding bifunctional bis(5'-adenosyl)-triphosphatase/adenylylsulfatase FHIT-like, which gives rise to MAVEYYDFGPHKIHHSSVFHTTDLSFAFVNLRPSVPGHVLVCPKREVKRVADITDEENIDLWYIAKKLGRQLESYHKASSLTFCIQDGPQAGQSVPHVHIHILPRKTGDYENNDDIYEDINEKEKELNQALQVDKKKRDRSIEEMAIEADEYKKFAF